A single window of Athene noctua chromosome 1, bAthNoc1.hap1.1, whole genome shotgun sequence DNA harbors:
- the LOC141972392 gene encoding lysozyme g-like, whose protein sequence is MIPALLLLGLMALVAPSMSYSCYGDISALQAPAISCTTVRAPDCGIATVQRSAEADIVRLRKYEIPIKRVARNLCLDPALIAAIISQESRVGLLLDNGWDQERHKYGLMQLGGQQHHPFGVWDSEEHINQCSTILVLSINEVRARHPTWTWDRQLRGGICTYRAKMGNLQVYEEDPCDRDNYYVNSVIRRAQYFKRHGF, encoded by the exons ATGATCCCTGCACTGCTCTTGCTGGGCCTTATGGCCCTTGTCG CTCCATCCATGAGTTACAGTTGCTATGGTGATATAAGTGCTCTTCAAGCCCCTGCGATTTCCTGTACAACAGTAAGAGCCCCAGATTGTG GAATTGCCACAGTACAGAGGTCTGCTGAAGCAGACATTGTACGCCTGAGAAAATACGAGATCCCAATTAAGAGAGTAGCCAGAAACCTGTGCTTGGACCCGGCGCTCATTGCTGCCATCATCTCGCAGGAAAGCCGTGTCGGCCTGCTCCTGGACAATGGATGGGACCAGGAACGTCACAAGTACGGCTTGATGCAG CTTGGTGGGCAGCAACACCACCCTTTTGGAGTGTGGGATAGTGAAGAACACATAAATCAGTGCTCAACTATCCTGGTTCTTTCAATTAATGAAGTACGGGCGAGACATCCTACCTGGACCTGGGATCGGCAGCTGAGAG GGGGAATCTGCACCTACCGTGCAAAAATGGGCAACCTCCAGGTCTATGAGGAAGACCCATGCGACAGAGACAACTACTACGTCAACAGCGTAATTAGGCGAGCCCAGTACTTTAAGAGACATGGGTTCTAG